One window of Ailuropoda melanoleuca isolate Jingjing chromosome 3, ASM200744v2, whole genome shotgun sequence genomic DNA carries:
- the LOC100482800 gene encoding histone H3.1, translated as MARTKQTARKSTGGKAPRKQLATKVARKSAPATGGVKKPHRYRPGTVALREIRRYQKSTELLIRKLPFQRLVREIAQDFKTDLRFQSSAVMALQEACEAYLVGLFEDTNLCAIHAKRVTIMPKDIQLARRIRGERA; from the coding sequence ATGGCCCGTACCAAGCAGACTGCGCGGAAGTCTACCGGAGGCAAGGCGCCGCGCAAGCAGCTGGCCACTAAAGTGGCCCGCAAGAGCGCGCCGGCCACCGGCGGCGTCAAGAAGCCACACCGCTACCGGCCCGGCACGGTGGCCCTGCGCGAGATCCGGCGCTACCAGAAGTCCACCGAGCTGCTGATCCGCAAGCTACCGTTCCAGCGGCTGGTGCGTGAGATCGCGCAGGACTTCAAGACCGACCTGCGCTTCCAGAGCTCGGCCGTGATGGCACTGCAGGAGGCGTGCGAGGCCTACTTGGTGGGGCTCTTCGAGGACACCAACCTGTGCGCCATCCACGCCAAGCGCGTCACCATCATGCCCAAGGACATCCAGCTGGCGCGCCGCATCCGCGGGGAGCGCGCTTAA